A genomic region of Desulfomonilaceae bacterium contains the following coding sequences:
- a CDS encoding zf-HC2 domain-containing protein: MKHMEYQKEISLLLDGELDSASQRKLLDHMSECADCVRVYEELVSLNDSLATVKFSLADHSLADKVKARISGDSSSVSDAWKFSLLKQVPIWALIAVLAVGVGDKAGKTLTEALSAQDSSPKMDTLLQDNSESLSDIALDFGMAENSQ, from the coding sequence ATGAAGCACATGGAATATCAAAAAGAGATTTCTTTATTATTGGATGGCGAATTAGACTCGGCATCTCAACGTAAATTGCTGGATCACATGTCGGAATGTGCTGATTGTGTTCGGGTCTACGAAGAATTGGTGTCCCTAAATGATTCATTAGCGACCGTGAAATTCTCTTTGGCCGATCATTCTCTCGCAGACAAAGTGAAGGCTCGAATTTCCGGTGACTCAAGTTCTGTCAGCGACGCATGGAAATTTTCTCTCTTGAAGCAGGTTCCGATATGGGCTTTGATAGCGGTCCTGGCGGTCGGAGTTGGAGACAAAGCAGGGAAGACGCTGACGGAAGCTCTTAGCGCGCAGGACTCCAGCCCAAAGATGGATACATTGCTCCAGGATAACTCGGAATCTCTTTCGGATATAGCTCTTGACTTCGGGATGGCGGAGAACTCTCAATGA
- a CDS encoding RNA polymerase sigma factor: MGRLESLSDHELVKASQNGSEIYFGELVYRHTNLVYRIARSITGSHEEAEDIVQETFLRAFKSIEKFDESKSTFKTWLLTIARNQSINIVSSFRRKTFKFFSDRDEDDPELEFSSNPLSQETQDAETQLSIKQQFHAMEKALKKLPERQRSALLLKSQESMSYEEIAIVMDISVSSVESLIFRARKKIIKLVER; this comes from the coding sequence ATGGGACGTTTAGAATCACTATCAGACCACGAATTAGTAAAGGCATCTCAGAATGGCTCCGAGATTTATTTTGGAGAACTGGTGTATCGACACACTAATCTGGTCTACCGTATCGCAAGATCGATCACCGGTTCCCATGAAGAGGCTGAGGATATCGTTCAGGAGACTTTCCTAAGGGCTTTCAAAAGTATAGAAAAGTTCGATGAATCGAAATCCACGTTTAAAACGTGGTTACTGACGATCGCTCGAAACCAAAGTATTAATATTGTGAGTTCATTTAGAAGAAAAACCTTCAAATTTTTTAGCGATCGGGACGAAGATGACCCGGAACTCGAATTCTCGTCAAATCCATTATCTCAGGAAACTCAAGACGCTGAGACACAGTTATCCATTAAGCAGCAATTCCACGCGATGGAAAAGGCATTGAAGAAATTACCGGAACGACAAAGGAGCGCCCTTTTGCTGAAATCGCAGGAAAGCATGAGTTACGAAGAAATTGCGATCGTGATGGATATTTCAGTTTCATCGGTGGAATCGCTCATATTTAGAGCCAGAAAAAAAATTATAAAACTTGTGGAAAGATAA
- a CDS encoding replication-associated recombination protein A, with amino-acid sequence MDLFENNHHTLKERPLADRMRPRSPDEFVGQDRLLGPGKVLTRTLEGGRLFSMLLWGPPGVGKTTLAEIIANKSSSNFHHFSAVTVGVKDVKEVAAKARDDLRISGVKTILFLDEIHRFNKAQQDYLLPHVEKGNLILIGATTENPSFEVNAALLSRMRVFMLDELKPEDLETIVDRALKDQERGLGRHDLNIEKSALDMLVSIAGGDARNCLNILDAAANLVLLNNQQDIDVKSIEEAAQKRSLLYDKSGEEHYNLISALHKSLRDSDPDAGLYWMGRMIEAGEDPLYVARRLVRFASEDVGLAAPQALEQAVATFQACRYIGLPECALALAQSVVYLALAPKSNSLEEAYIAVKGEIKKSGSLATPLHIRNAPTSFMKSIGYGKGYKYAHDFPNAEVEQEHMPEKLKGTRFYHPTDRGFEKTLKERLDAKHKLED; translated from the coding sequence ATGGACCTGTTTGAAAACAATCATCACACGTTGAAAGAAAGACCGCTTGCCGACCGAATGCGACCGAGAAGCCCGGATGAATTTGTTGGTCAGGATCGTTTGTTGGGCCCTGGTAAAGTTTTGACCAGGACTCTGGAAGGCGGGAGACTATTTTCGATGTTACTGTGGGGGCCTCCCGGAGTTGGGAAAACTACATTAGCTGAAATTATAGCCAACAAATCCAGTTCCAATTTTCATCACTTTTCAGCGGTTACAGTGGGTGTTAAGGACGTCAAAGAAGTTGCTGCAAAGGCAAGGGACGATCTTCGAATCTCGGGTGTAAAAACCATTCTTTTCCTTGATGAAATCCACAGATTCAACAAGGCTCAACAGGATTACCTTTTGCCTCACGTCGAAAAAGGAAATCTCATACTGATAGGGGCTACCACGGAAAATCCAAGTTTCGAAGTCAACGCTGCGTTGCTATCCAGAATGAGGGTTTTCATGCTTGACGAATTGAAACCCGAGGATTTGGAAACAATAGTTGATAGGGCGTTGAAGGACCAGGAACGTGGGTTGGGCCGGCACGACCTGAACATCGAAAAGTCGGCGCTTGATATGCTGGTTTCAATCGCCGGAGGTGACGCCAGAAACTGTCTCAACATCTTGGACGCTGCTGCAAATTTAGTCTTATTGAACAATCAGCAAGATATCGATGTGAAATCGATTGAGGAGGCGGCGCAAAAAAGGAGTCTTCTTTATGACAAGTCAGGGGAAGAGCATTACAATCTTATTAGCGCACTCCACAAATCTCTCCGGGACAGTGACCCGGACGCTGGATTATACTGGATGGGCAGAATGATAGAAGCGGGTGAAGATCCCCTTTACGTGGCCAGGCGACTTGTGAGGTTTGCGAGCGAGGACGTGGGACTGGCTGCGCCGCAAGCTCTTGAGCAGGCAGTGGCGACATTTCAGGCCTGCCGCTATATTGGCCTGCCTGAATGTGCGCTAGCATTGGCGCAATCTGTTGTTTACCTGGCGCTTGCGCCTAAATCCAATTCTCTGGAAGAAGCTTACATAGCAGTCAAAGGAGAAATAAAGAAGTCCGGGTCCTTGGCTACACCGTTGCACATTAGAAACGCCCCAACGAGTTTCATGAAATCCATAGGATATGGAAAAGGCTACAAATATGCCCACGATTTTCCGAACGCTGAGGTAGAACAGGAACACATGCCCGAGAAACTGAAAGGGACGAGATTCTATCACCCGACTGACCGAGGGTTTGAGAAAACCTTGAAGGAGCGTTTAGACGCTAAACATAAACTGGAAGACTGA